The proteins below come from a single Mytilus edulis chromosome 5, xbMytEdul2.2, whole genome shotgun sequence genomic window:
- the LOC139522468 gene encoding KRAB-A domain-containing protein 2-like, with product MTEGYVVLTPEQRFTNQLIENSDSNQKSIIWNREKYETILNKIKNGLKGHSSDYYHMQRFDVLHCGDVEKLIKKRQSLTDPILFYAYAEEIYSIIMRAHLNTGHGGKDTMEIRVTLLLLLLEKKCMVINLE from the exons ATGACAGAAGGGTATGTTGTTCTTACACCAGAACAAAGATTTACAAACCAGTTAATTGAAAACTCTGATTCTAATCAGAAAAGTATTATATGGAACAgagaaaaatatgaaactattttgaacaaaattaagAATGGATTAAAAGGACATTCTTCGGATTATTATCATATGCAAAG ATTTGATGTGTTACACTGTGGTGATGTagaaaaattgattaaaaagcGACAGTCATTGACAGATCCTATCCTATTTTATGCATATGCAGAGGAAATATACAGCATTATAATGAGAGCACATTTGAACACTGGACATGGTGGAAAAGATACAATGGAGATCCGTGTAACCTTATTGCTGTTGTTACTGGAAAAGAAGTGCATGGTTATAAACTTGGAATGA